The following coding sequences lie in one Leucobacter allii genomic window:
- a CDS encoding Mur ligase family protein: MRDLVSTVIGKTVRQAAKLRGGGGSALPGLVVEKIDPGYLARVLGRLPHGVVVVSGTNGKTTTTKMIVEILEDLGFSVFTNRTGSNFSRGVVAAAVQEASPRGRLDADLAVLELDEAHAMYFIDRVRPDTTLLLNVLRDQLDRFGEIDATARLLQRIADATTGELVVNLEDPLVAAIGERTRERAGAGGAPRVRGFGLSAELRALFPSDDAFHGGAGGAMAPPDAASDGEAAPPADVILRSVGDHEAAFAIDGEEHRTSLQLEGLYNTFNAAAALATVRAVLEAPQGVAAGSDPRDGAGTARLVTALSQVRPAFGRGERIELDGRALELVLVKNPAGFRLALASFDPAGVDTMIAINDQYADGRDMSWLWDVDFGSLAAEGVAVVGGARAWDMALRLEHDDVEHGAVEEELGRALGVFRAATAEAGRPRRIYCTYTAMLELRRALAELTDVEDIW, from the coding sequence ATGCGCGATCTCGTTTCCACCGTCATCGGCAAGACCGTGCGGCAGGCGGCGAAGCTCCGCGGCGGCGGGGGATCCGCGCTGCCCGGTCTCGTCGTCGAGAAGATCGACCCGGGGTACCTCGCCCGTGTGCTCGGCCGTCTGCCGCACGGCGTCGTCGTCGTGAGCGGCACGAACGGGAAGACGACCACGACGAAGATGATCGTCGAGATCCTCGAGGACCTGGGTTTCTCCGTCTTCACGAACCGCACGGGGTCGAACTTCTCCCGCGGGGTCGTCGCCGCCGCGGTGCAGGAGGCCTCGCCGCGCGGCAGACTCGACGCCGACCTGGCCGTCCTGGAGCTGGACGAGGCGCACGCCATGTACTTCATCGACCGCGTGCGCCCCGACACGACGCTGCTGCTGAACGTGCTGCGGGACCAGCTCGACCGCTTCGGCGAGATCGACGCGACGGCGCGGCTGCTGCAGCGGATCGCCGACGCGACAACGGGAGAGCTCGTGGTGAACCTCGAGGATCCGCTCGTCGCAGCCATCGGCGAGCGCACCCGGGAGCGGGCCGGCGCCGGCGGAGCGCCCCGCGTGCGCGGCTTCGGGCTCTCGGCCGAGCTCCGCGCCCTCTTCCCGAGCGACGATGCGTTCCACGGCGGGGCGGGCGGAGCGATGGCTCCGCCCGACGCGGCGAGCGACGGCGAGGCCGCTCCGCCGGCGGACGTGATCCTGCGCTCCGTCGGCGACCACGAGGCGGCGTTCGCGATCGACGGCGAGGAGCACCGCACGTCGTTGCAGCTCGAGGGACTCTACAACACCTTCAACGCCGCGGCCGCGCTCGCGACCGTCCGCGCCGTGCTCGAGGCCCCCCAGGGGGTCGCGGCGGGCTCCGACCCGCGCGACGGCGCCGGGACCGCCAGACTCGTGACCGCGCTCTCCCAGGTGCGTCCCGCATTCGGGCGCGGCGAGAGGATCGAGCTCGACGGCCGCGCGCTCGAGCTCGTGCTCGTGAAGAACCCGGCAGGCTTCCGCCTCGCGCTCGCCTCCTTCGACCCCGCGGGCGTCGACACGATGATCGCGATCAACGACCAGTACGCCGACGGACGCGACATGTCCTGGCTCTGGGACGTGGACTTCGGCAGCCTCGCAGCGGAGGGCGTCGCCGTGGTCGGCGGCGCGCGCGCCTGGGACATGGCGCTGCGGCTCGAGCACGACGACGTCGAGCACGGCGCCGTCGAGGAGGAGCTCGGACGCGCGCTCGGCGTCTTCCGCGCGGCGACGGCGGAGGCGGGGAGGCCGCGCCGCATCTACTGCACCTACACGGCGATGCTCGAGCTGCGGCGCGCGCTCGCCGAGCTGACGGACGTGGAGGACATCTGGTGA
- the rimM gene encoding ribosome maturation factor RimM (Essential for efficient processing of 16S rRNA), protein MADAPGRPRAPRPASGAGSLRVGRLTKPHGLKGGVKLELFTDNPELRFVPGAVFHLQVPEDSEWFGRTITMRELRWFNESPVGFFAELPDRTAAESIVRAILWIDERAVEAGAEENAWYDHQLVGLDVLRADAADGAVLGTVAEVQHFPAQDLLAVTTAGGTVLVPFVEAIVPHVDLEAGRVLVTPPAGLFEESPGAESSDAESRDAERRPGPDGPERADD, encoded by the coding sequence ATGGCCGACGCCCCCGGGCGCCCGCGAGCTCCCCGTCCCGCTAGCGGGGCGGGGAGTTTGCGCGTCGGGCGCCTCACCAAGCCGCACGGCCTCAAGGGCGGGGTGAAGCTCGAGCTGTTCACGGACAACCCCGAGCTGCGCTTCGTCCCCGGCGCCGTCTTCCACCTGCAGGTTCCGGAGGACTCCGAGTGGTTCGGCCGCACGATCACGATGCGGGAGCTGCGCTGGTTCAACGAGTCCCCGGTCGGCTTCTTCGCCGAGCTCCCCGATCGCACCGCGGCGGAGAGCATCGTGCGCGCGATCCTGTGGATCGACGAGCGCGCGGTCGAGGCGGGCGCGGAGGAGAACGCCTGGTACGACCATCAGCTCGTGGGGCTGGACGTGCTGCGCGCCGATGCCGCCGACGGCGCGGTGCTCGGCACCGTCGCAGAGGTACAGCACTTCCCGGCCCAGGATCTGCTCGCGGTCACGACGGCGGGGGGCACCGTGCTCGTGCCCTTCGTCGAGGCGATCGTGCCGCACGTCGATCTCGAGGCGGGCCGCGTGCTCGTCACCCCGCCCGCCGGGCTCTTCGAGGAGAGCCCGGGCGCGGAGAGCTCCGATGCGGAGAGCCGCGATGCGGAGCGCCGTCCGGGACCGGACGGCCCGGAACGGGCGGACGACTGA
- a CDS encoding RNA-binding protein, translated as MAEQALAEALDHLVRGIVDHPDEVRVDARDTGRGEVLEVRVNPSDLGRVIGRGGRTASSLRTVVSALAAHGRVRVDVVDTDATASGSGA; from the coding sequence TTGGCTGAGCAGGCGTTGGCCGAGGCGCTCGACCATCTCGTGCGCGGCATCGTCGACCATCCCGATGAGGTGCGCGTCGACGCGCGCGACACCGGCCGCGGCGAGGTGCTCGAGGTGCGGGTGAACCCGAGCGATCTCGGGCGCGTCATCGGGCGCGGCGGCCGCACGGCGTCGTCTCTGCGCACGGTCGTGTCCGCACTCGCGGCGCACGGTCGCGTGCGGGTCGACGTCGTCGACACCGATGCGACGGCGTCCGGGAGCGGCGCCTGA
- a CDS encoding DUF3137 domain-containing protein → MRDRSGADARLALFRSEWPTRIAWREVREAEPRVFRSAVGGALLLVPAVLATLLVSAVSLEVPFAVPLPGWIDGIRGLLMVACFWGALMLWIWSWALLSQPSDTRRELAFRRFAEHRGLGFAPFGAMPERLGILFAEGEVAPARTRALRERRRRDPAGAPLYNARYALSDHASSPNPADPELQLAIAGYTGGKNDPKGPRPAFRFLSLSLPRVLPHLMIDARRGGTLRALLPGVQRISLEGDFDRHFSVYAPNGYARDALELLTPDVMVCLLDHGRRWDIEVVEDRLIVASPRLHRRSDRAETTALLRFAELIGAELGHQAVHYTDPRSSRPRSQVADAGRRLRRRSAAWATAAFAVAVAAMLAFPHVLGWFLDAR, encoded by the coding sequence ATGCGCGATCGTTCCGGTGCCGATGCGCGGCTCGCGCTGTTCCGCTCCGAGTGGCCGACGCGCATCGCCTGGCGCGAGGTGCGCGAGGCGGAGCCCCGGGTGTTCCGCTCGGCGGTCGGCGGAGCGCTGCTGCTGGTCCCGGCCGTTCTCGCGACGCTCCTCGTCTCGGCGGTGAGCCTCGAGGTGCCGTTCGCGGTGCCCCTCCCCGGGTGGATCGACGGGATCCGCGGCTTGCTCATGGTCGCATGCTTCTGGGGTGCCCTCATGCTCTGGATCTGGAGCTGGGCGCTGCTGTCGCAGCCGTCGGACACGCGCCGGGAGCTCGCGTTCCGGCGCTTCGCCGAGCACCGGGGGCTCGGCTTCGCGCCCTTCGGCGCCATGCCCGAGCGGCTCGGAATCCTCTTCGCCGAGGGCGAGGTCGCCCCGGCCCGGACGCGGGCGCTCCGGGAGCGCCGGCGCCGCGACCCCGCCGGTGCTCCGCTCTACAACGCCCGGTACGCGCTCTCCGACCACGCCTCGTCCCCGAACCCCGCGGATCCGGAGCTGCAGCTCGCAATCGCCGGGTACACCGGCGGCAAGAACGATCCGAAGGGACCGCGGCCCGCATTCCGCTTCCTCTCCCTGAGTCTGCCCCGCGTGCTGCCGCACCTCATGATCGATGCGCGCCGGGGCGGGACGCTGCGGGCCCTGCTCCCCGGGGTGCAGCGGATCTCGCTCGAGGGGGACTTCGACCGGCACTTCTCCGTCTACGCGCCGAACGGCTACGCGCGCGACGCGCTCGAGCTGCTCACCCCCGACGTGATGGTCTGCCTGCTCGACCACGGCCGGCGCTGGGACATCGAAGTGGTCGAGGATCGCCTCATCGTCGCCTCGCCGCGGCTGCACCGGCGCAGCGATCGAGCGGAGACGACGGCGCTGCTGCGCTTCGCGGAGCTCATCGGCGCGGAACTCGGCCACCAGGCCGTCCACTACACCGATCCGCGCTCCTCGCGGCCCCGCTCGCAGGTGGCCGACGCCGGTCGTCGTCTGCGTCGCCGGAGCGCCGCATGGGCCACCGCAGCGTTCGCGGTCGCGGTGGCGGCGATGCTCGCGTTCCCGCACGTGCTCGGCTGGTTCCTCGACGCCCGATGA
- a CDS encoding YceI family protein, which translates to MSITADQIPGYRVGTWTIDPTHSEVGFSVRHLAISKVKGKFEQFDATFTTAENPLESSVTASAEVASVNTNQKDRDGHLRTGDFFAAEEFPQLTFVSTGAREDAGKLLVDGDLTLRGVTKPVTFDFEFGGFGEDAYGNYKAGFTATTVVKREDFGLTWNAPLEKGGVLLGSDVTITLDVQAALQQ; encoded by the coding sequence ATGTCCATCACCGCAGACCAGATCCCCGGGTACCGCGTCGGCACCTGGACCATCGATCCCACCCACTCCGAGGTCGGCTTCTCGGTGCGCCACCTCGCCATCAGCAAGGTCAAGGGCAAGTTCGAGCAGTTCGACGCGACGTTCACCACGGCGGAGAACCCGCTGGAGTCCTCGGTGACCGCGAGCGCCGAGGTGGCCTCCGTGAACACGAACCAGAAGGACCGCGACGGGCACCTGCGCACGGGCGACTTCTTCGCCGCCGAGGAGTTCCCCCAGCTCACCTTCGTGTCGACGGGGGCGCGCGAGGACGCCGGCAAGCTCCTCGTCGACGGCGATCTCACGCTGCGCGGCGTCACCAAGCCGGTCACCTTCGACTTCGAGTTCGGCGGTTTCGGCGAGGACGCCTACGGCAACTACAAGGCGGGCTTCACGGCGACGACGGTCGTCAAGCGAGAGGACTTCGGCCTCACCTGGAACGCTCCGCTCGAGAAGGGCGGCGTGCTCCTCGGCTCCGACGTCACCATCACCCTCGACGTCCAGGCCGCGCTCCAGCAGTAG
- a CDS encoding DedA family protein, with product MTELLQAAIEAIQALDPALRTLIAGFGMLLETSVFVGLVIPGDTIALVAAIGVDSPAEFCWLVVALVLGAVAGESLGFLLGRWAGPRLRASRAGRRLGERNWRVAEHYLGERGGAAVFLSRFLPVLHSLVPLTAGMAGMRYRKFLACTAAASVVWALIVVSLGAGAAAGYAQLAGTVKGAGFIFAGAALLVVLALWGAKRAFLRREQRHMRIAEEQEGRAAQEPVGPDA from the coding sequence GTGACCGAACTCCTGCAGGCGGCGATCGAGGCGATCCAGGCCCTCGACCCCGCGCTGCGCACGCTCATCGCGGGGTTCGGCATGCTGCTGGAGACCTCCGTGTTCGTCGGGCTCGTGATCCCGGGAGACACAATCGCGCTCGTCGCCGCGATCGGGGTCGACTCCCCCGCGGAGTTCTGCTGGCTCGTCGTCGCGCTCGTACTCGGCGCCGTCGCGGGCGAGAGCCTCGGCTTCCTCCTCGGCAGATGGGCGGGTCCGCGCCTGCGCGCGAGTCGCGCGGGCCGGAGGCTCGGCGAGCGGAACTGGCGCGTCGCCGAGCACTACCTGGGCGAGCGAGGCGGCGCGGCCGTCTTCCTCTCCCGCTTCCTCCCGGTGCTCCACTCCCTCGTGCCGCTCACCGCGGGCATGGCGGGCATGCGCTATCGGAAATTCCTCGCCTGCACCGCCGCGGCGAGCGTCGTCTGGGCCCTCATCGTCGTGTCACTCGGCGCCGGTGCGGCCGCAGGCTACGCGCAGCTCGCCGGCACGGTGAAGGGCGCGGGATTCATCTTCGCGGGCGCGGCGCTCCTCGTCGTCCTCGCACTCTGGGGCGCGAAGCGGGCGTTCCTGCGCCGGGAGCAGCGGCATATGCGGATCGCCGAGGAGCAGGAGGGCCGCGCGGCGCAGGAGCCGGTCGGCCCCGACGCCTAG
- the rpsP gene encoding 30S ribosomal protein S16, translating into MAVKIRLKRLGKIRAPYYRIVVADSRTKRDGRVIEEIGKYHPTENPSFIEVDSDRAQYWLSVGAQPTEQVAAILKLSGDWGKFTGEGETESRILAPEAKPVFEADAAKKPVLRPKSEKPAKAEAPAEDAAAETTED; encoded by the coding sequence ATGGCCGTCAAGATCCGCCTCAAGCGCCTCGGCAAGATCCGCGCCCCCTATTACCGCATCGTCGTCGCCGACTCGCGCACCAAGCGCGACGGCCGCGTGATCGAGGAGATCGGCAAGTACCACCCGACCGAGAACCCCTCCTTCATCGAGGTCGACTCCGACCGCGCGCAGTACTGGCTGAGCGTCGGCGCGCAGCCGACCGAGCAGGTCGCCGCGATCCTGAAGCTCTCGGGCGACTGGGGCAAGTTCACCGGCGAGGGCGAGACCGAGTCGCGCATCCTCGCGCCCGAGGCGAAGCCCGTCTTCGAGGCCGATGCCGCGAAGAAGCCCGTGCTGCGCCCGAAGTCGGAGAAGCCCGCCAAGGCGGAGGCCCCCGCCGAGGACGCCGCGGCTGAGACGACCGAGGACTAA
- a CDS encoding FUSC family protein — MTGPRTRPWRRFERDLTGRLTVQVRPAWLQLAKGAAAAILTWFVCLAIFPSQLPIFGAIAALIVMQENVDQSLTRGLERVLGVLVGVSVALGAGALFGPQSWLFIAAIVVAMGVGWLLRMTPSAANQTAISALLMIALGGLELHYGAERLVETAIGAAIGVAVNALVVAPVRTSSVHLAIVELTEHAAAVLRRLAETLEEPRANAWLAEMLAQARGLQEERSRVHALLRQARESLRFNPRSRRYREGLAEDDEQFQRLQRIVTQVVGMARALADNYAPDLVEDPAVAGMAEEMRRAAHDLERLVAPESGSGEPDPPALTRPFAIPQPNPRYWVLIGSLMEDLRRVRGRITGELE; from the coding sequence GTGACCGGGCCTCGGACGCGGCCGTGGCGGCGTTTCGAGCGCGATCTCACCGGCCGGCTCACCGTGCAGGTGCGGCCGGCCTGGCTGCAGCTCGCCAAGGGCGCGGCCGCCGCGATCCTGACCTGGTTCGTCTGCCTCGCGATCTTCCCGTCCCAGCTGCCGATCTTCGGAGCGATCGCCGCCCTCATCGTCATGCAGGAGAACGTCGACCAGTCGTTGACCCGCGGCCTCGAGCGGGTGCTCGGCGTGCTCGTCGGGGTCTCCGTCGCGCTCGGGGCGGGTGCCCTCTTCGGCCCGCAGTCGTGGCTGTTCATCGCCGCCATCGTCGTGGCGATGGGGGTCGGCTGGCTGCTGCGGATGACGCCCTCCGCGGCGAATCAGACCGCGATCAGCGCGCTGCTCATGATCGCGCTCGGCGGTCTCGAACTGCACTACGGAGCCGAACGGCTCGTGGAGACCGCCATCGGCGCGGCCATCGGCGTTGCGGTGAACGCGCTCGTCGTCGCCCCGGTGCGCACCTCCTCCGTGCACCTCGCGATCGTGGAGCTGACCGAGCACGCGGCGGCCGTGCTGCGACGCCTGGCGGAGACGCTCGAGGAGCCGCGCGCGAACGCCTGGCTCGCCGAGATGCTCGCCCAGGCCCGCGGGCTGCAGGAGGAGCGCTCACGGGTCCATGCGCTGCTGCGGCAGGCGCGCGAGAGCTTGCGCTTCAATCCGCGGAGCCGGCGCTACCGGGAGGGGCTCGCCGAGGACGACGAGCAGTTCCAGCGCCTGCAGCGGATCGTGACGCAGGTCGTCGGCATGGCGCGCGCGCTCGCGGACAACTATGCCCCCGACCTCGTCGAGGACCCGGCCGTGGCCGGGATGGCCGAGGAGATGCGCCGCGCGGCGCACGACCTCGAGCGGCTCGTCGCCCCGGAGTCCGGCTCCGGGGAGCCCGATCCGCCCGCGCTCACCCGGCCGTTCGCGATCCCGCAGCCCAATCCGCGCTACTGGGTGCTCATCGGCTCGCTGATGGAGGATCTGCGCCGCGTGCGCGGGCGCATCACCGGCGAGCTCGAGTAG
- a CDS encoding type 1 glutamine amidotransferase: MNIYGDRGNVLALARRARAHGFAPEVVEVNPGDPLPGRIDIAIGGGGQDSGQGRVALDLAARAAEIRALADDGTPMLMICGLYQLFGHRFVTYTGEELVGIGVLDVETRGGDERMIGNIVLESEEFGQIIGYENHSGHTRLGPGSRPLGAVVQGAGNNPDDGTEGARTGNVIGSYLHGSLLPKNPAISDFLIGEAARRRYGGFEPRAAIDETTVRARESAKQRPR; encoded by the coding sequence ATGAACATCTACGGGGACCGCGGCAATGTGCTCGCCCTGGCGCGCCGCGCGCGGGCGCACGGCTTCGCGCCCGAGGTCGTCGAGGTGAACCCCGGCGATCCGCTCCCCGGGAGGATCGACATCGCGATCGGCGGCGGGGGGCAGGACTCGGGCCAGGGGCGCGTCGCGCTCGACCTCGCGGCCCGGGCGGCGGAGATCCGGGCGCTCGCGGACGACGGCACGCCGATGCTCATGATCTGCGGCCTCTATCAGCTCTTCGGCCACCGCTTCGTCACCTATACGGGCGAGGAGCTCGTCGGCATCGGCGTGCTCGACGTCGAGACCCGGGGCGGCGATGAGCGCATGATCGGCAACATCGTGCTCGAGAGCGAGGAGTTCGGGCAGATCATCGGCTACGAGAACCACAGCGGTCACACCCGCCTCGGCCCGGGCTCCCGCCCGCTCGGAGCGGTCGTGCAGGGCGCGGGCAACAATCCCGACGATGGCACGGAGGGCGCGCGCACGGGGAACGTGATCGGGAGCTACCTCCACGGTTCGCTGCTGCCGAAGAACCCGGCCATCAGCGACTTCCTCATCGGCGAGGCCGCGCGGCGCCGCTACGGGGGCTTCGAACCGCGCGCCGCGATCGACGAGACGACGGTGCGGGCGCGGGAGAGCGCGAAGCAGCGCCCCCGATAG
- a CDS encoding App1 family protein produces the protein MTTNPRPDDRPRFAARLEDWIHVRRSRRAVSRGKTPSVIPYIGYGSTEWVRVLGRVLYLRPESREHTRFRPDVAAVSRVRGWRTFTSLSVPHETVRVSIDGEHVTEVVTDRGGVIDAIVPVSLTPGWHTVTLQAGGSEAADAPVTVVDPAARFGVISDIDDTILITALPRPFVAAWNSFVLDEHARSATPGMAVMLDHLVAGHPGSPVVYLSTGAWNAAPALSRFLARNLYPMGPLLLTDWGPTHDRWFRSGREHKRRELRRLAQEFPEVRWVLIGDDGQHDEALYHEFATAHPENVAAVLIRQLSVGEAVLAGGRSKAHLHRTTSGVPWVYGPDGATLREELRKLGLL, from the coding sequence GTGACCACGAACCCCAGGCCCGACGATCGACCGCGCTTCGCGGCCCGCCTGGAGGACTGGATCCACGTCCGCCGTTCGCGCCGAGCCGTCAGCCGCGGCAAGACGCCCTCGGTGATCCCCTACATCGGCTACGGCAGCACCGAATGGGTGCGCGTCCTCGGCCGGGTGCTCTATCTGCGCCCCGAGAGTCGGGAGCACACGCGCTTCCGACCCGACGTCGCGGCCGTCTCCCGAGTGCGCGGCTGGCGGACCTTCACGAGCCTCTCCGTGCCGCACGAGACCGTCCGGGTCTCCATCGACGGCGAGCACGTCACCGAGGTCGTCACGGATCGCGGCGGCGTCATCGACGCCATCGTGCCCGTGTCGCTCACGCCCGGCTGGCACACGGTAACGCTGCAGGCCGGCGGCAGCGAGGCGGCCGACGCGCCCGTGACCGTCGTCGACCCCGCGGCGCGCTTCGGCGTCATCTCCGACATCGACGACACCATCCTCATCACCGCCCTGCCGCGGCCGTTCGTCGCCGCGTGGAACAGCTTCGTCCTCGACGAGCACGCCCGTTCGGCGACGCCGGGCATGGCGGTGATGCTCGACCATCTCGTGGCCGGTCATCCCGGCTCCCCGGTGGTGTATCTCTCGACCGGCGCCTGGAACGCCGCGCCCGCGCTCAGCCGCTTCCTCGCACGCAACCTCTACCCGATGGGTCCGCTCCTCCTCACCGATTGGGGCCCGACGCACGATCGCTGGTTCCGGAGCGGGCGCGAGCACAAGCGGCGGGAGCTGCGCCGTCTCGCGCAGGAGTTCCCCGAAGTGCGCTGGGTGCTCATCGGCGATGACGGGCAGCACGACGAGGCGCTCTACCACGAGTTCGCGACGGCGCACCCCGAGAACGTGGCCGCCGTGCTCATCAGGCAGCTCTCCGTCGGCGAGGCCGTGCTGGCGGGCGGGCGTTCGAAGGCGCATCTGCACCGCACCACGAGCGGCGTGCCGTGGGTGTACGGCCCCGACGGCGCGACGCTGCGCGAGGAGCTGCGCAAGCTGGGGCTGCTGTGA
- a CDS encoding alpha/beta fold hydrolase — translation MHADDGYFIGSDIFARDIWTEVPLDWEDPDGETIRVFARELVAAERRTEELPLLVHLQGGPGGKGTRPLGRSGWLDAALRRFRLVIPDQRGTGRSTPLSGRDFATLPAEEAARRLALHRADAIVRDLEAIRARHYGGRQWWTIGQSYGGFLTLHYLSVAPEAIVASAVTGGLIGLEADASEVYRRTFPRMLAKNRAFRAHAPHLADRVARIADLLAAEDVRLPDGDRLTVRRFQTLGFGFGMSPGYDRVHWTLDEAFADAAETRLSDTFLETVGETTGFATGPLYAALQESIYGPGPAAWAAEAERATHPEFAEDARPLHFTGEAVFPWMFAEIRALRGFRAGVELLAEREWPIALYDPERLARNEVPVEAAVYLDDMYVDAGLSLETAERVAGLHAWVTNAYEHDGVHQEGVAERLFASLERRVGGTPGAR, via the coding sequence ATGCACGCGGACGACGGGTACTTCATCGGCTCGGACATCTTCGCGCGCGACATCTGGACGGAGGTGCCGCTCGACTGGGAGGATCCCGACGGGGAGACCATCCGGGTGTTCGCCCGCGAGCTCGTCGCCGCGGAGCGTCGCACGGAGGAGCTTCCGCTGCTCGTGCACCTCCAGGGCGGCCCGGGTGGCAAGGGCACGCGGCCCCTCGGGCGCAGCGGCTGGCTCGACGCCGCGCTCCGGCGCTTCCGCCTGGTGATCCCCGACCAGCGGGGCACGGGGCGCTCGACACCGCTCTCGGGGCGCGATTTCGCGACCCTGCCCGCCGAGGAGGCCGCCCGGAGGCTCGCCCTGCACCGCGCCGATGCGATCGTCCGCGACCTGGAGGCGATCCGGGCGCGCCACTACGGCGGCCGGCAGTGGTGGACGATCGGGCAGAGCTACGGAGGCTTCCTCACGCTCCACTACCTCTCGGTCGCACCCGAGGCGATCGTGGCATCCGCGGTGACCGGCGGCCTCATCGGCCTCGAGGCCGACGCGTCCGAGGTGTACCGCCGCACCTTCCCGCGCATGCTCGCCAAGAACCGGGCGTTCCGCGCCCACGCCCCGCACCTCGCGGATCGCGTCGCCCGCATCGCGGATCTGCTCGCCGCTGAGGATGTGCGCCTTCCCGACGGCGATCGCCTCACCGTGCGCCGGTTCCAGACCCTCGGCTTCGGCTTCGGCATGTCCCCGGGGTACGACCGGGTGCACTGGACGCTCGACGAGGCCTTCGCGGACGCCGCCGAAACCCGGCTCTCCGACACCTTCCTCGAGACCGTCGGAGAAACCACCGGCTTCGCGACGGGCCCGCTCTACGCCGCGCTCCAGGAGAGCATCTACGGTCCGGGCCCCGCCGCGTGGGCGGCGGAGGCCGAACGGGCGACGCACCCGGAGTTCGCCGAGGACGCGCGGCCGCTGCACTTCACCGGCGAGGCCGTGTTCCCCTGGATGTTCGCGGAGATCCGCGCGCTCCGCGGGTTCCGGGCCGGGGTCGAACTGCTCGCGGAGCGCGAATGGCCGATCGCGCTCTACGACCCCGAGCGGCTGGCGCGGAACGAGGTCCCCGTCGAGGCGGCCGTCTACCTCGACGACATGTACGTGGACGCGGGGCTCTCCCTCGAGACCGCGGAGCGCGTCGCCGGGCTGCACGCCTGGGTGACGAACGCCTACGAGCACGACGGCGTGCACCAGGAGGGCGTGGCCGAGCGGCTGTTCGCCTCCCTCGAGCGCCGCGTCGGGGGCACCCCGGGCGCACGGTGA
- the trmD gene encoding tRNA (guanosine(37)-N1)-methyltransferase TrmD: MRIDVVTIFPGYFDALELSLLGKARRRGLIDVRVHDLRDSAHDKHRTVDDTPSGGGAGMVMTPEPWGEALDAILAEGAEADRPAGEPEPLLLFPSPAGEVFTQRMARELAEERHLVFGCGRYEGIDQRVFDEYAERGRVRLVSIGDYVLNGGEVAAIAMIEAIGRLVPGVVGNPDSLVEESHEADGLLEYPSYTKPAVWRGREVPPVLLSGDHAAVEAWRREQRIERTRRVRPELLPRELRGGAPGRHAAD, translated from the coding sequence ATGCGGATCGACGTCGTCACGATCTTCCCCGGCTACTTCGACGCGCTCGAGCTCTCCCTGCTCGGCAAGGCGCGGCGCCGCGGTCTCATCGACGTGCGCGTGCACGATCTCCGGGACTCGGCGCACGACAAGCACCGCACGGTCGACGACACGCCGTCCGGCGGCGGCGCCGGCATGGTGATGACGCCGGAGCCCTGGGGGGAGGCACTCGACGCGATCCTCGCCGAGGGCGCGGAAGCCGATCGGCCGGCCGGGGAACCGGAACCGCTGCTGCTCTTCCCCTCCCCGGCGGGGGAGGTCTTCACCCAGCGCATGGCCCGCGAACTCGCCGAGGAGCGCCACCTGGTGTTCGGCTGCGGCCGTTACGAGGGGATCGACCAACGGGTCTTCGACGAGTACGCGGAGCGCGGCCGGGTGCGGCTCGTGAGCATCGGCGACTACGTGCTCAACGGCGGCGAGGTCGCCGCGATCGCCATGATCGAGGCGATCGGCCGCCTCGTACCCGGCGTCGTCGGCAACCCGGACAGCCTCGTGGAGGAGTCCCATGAGGCGGACGGGCTGCTCGAGTACCCGAGCTACACGAAGCCCGCGGTTTGGCGGGGCCGGGAGGTCCCGCCGGTGCTGCTGAGCGGCGATCACGCCGCCGTGGAGGCCTGGCGCCGCGAGCAGCGCATCGAGCGCACGAGGCGCGTCCGGCCCGAACTGCTGCCGCGCGAGCTGCGCGGCGGTGCGCCCGGCCGGCACGCGGCCGACTGA